The proteins below come from a single Plantactinospora sp. KBS50 genomic window:
- a CDS encoding bifunctional 2-polyprenyl-6-hydroxyphenol methylase/3-demethylubiquinol 3-O-methyltransferase UbiG, whose amino-acid sequence MSSGWPGTARVRRSYASLAERYTAMTAGYDRFPGLEQELKTFLDTLPDGPVLDLGCGAGRDAQLTAAAGRTVVIADATPELLCVAAARLGRPAAVCCDAVALPFRSGCFAGIIASGVLLHLPKPYTAAALAGVRRALVPGGRALISMKYGGQDGWRATEEFPAARWFTYYEPAEFADACRAAGLRVTQLDRSTRKDWFTATTER is encoded by the coding sequence GTGAGCAGCGGCTGGCCCGGAACCGCCCGGGTTCGCAGGTCCTACGCCTCCCTGGCGGAGCGGTACACCGCGATGACCGCCGGCTACGACAGGTTTCCCGGCCTTGAACAGGAACTCAAGACATTCCTCGACACGCTGCCGGACGGTCCCGTCCTGGACCTCGGCTGCGGGGCCGGCCGCGACGCGCAGCTGACCGCCGCGGCCGGCAGGACCGTCGTCATCGCCGACGCCACACCCGAACTGCTCTGCGTCGCGGCGGCCCGTCTGGGCAGACCCGCCGCCGTCTGCTGCGACGCCGTCGCCCTGCCGTTCCGATCCGGCTGCTTCGCCGGCATCATCGCCAGCGGCGTACTGCTGCACCTGCCCAAGCCCTACACCGCCGCGGCGCTCGCGGGCGTCCGGCGTGCCCTCGTTCCGGGCGGCCGCGCGTTGATCAGCATGAAGTACGGCGGCCAGGACGGCTGGCGCGCCACCGAGGAGTTCCCGGCCGCCCGCTGGTTCACCTACTACGAGCCGGCGGAGTTCGCCGACGCCTGCCGCGCGGCCGGGCTCCGAGTCACGCAACTGGACAGGAGCACCCGCAAGGACTGGTTCACCGCCACGACCGAACGGTGA